CTACCCACTTGTGAATCCCTGACTTCACCACCTCGGAGCCCCGGACGCTGCGGGGGAACCTGGTCCTCTCCGGGTTGCTCGGCAGCTGTCGAAACCCCCCGGATTTGATGGTCAGTAGGTCGTCCGACACGAAGAGCTCTGGGTCGGCAGTGTTTGGATCCAGGATCATGTGACTGTAGCGCACTCTGTCCTTCATCTTATTCCAGATGTTGAAGGTCAGGTTGCCCAGATGTTTGTCCACATCTATCAAAGCCCCTGTAACCGGCACCGGGTCCTGCAGAACCGGGCCCTGCCTGACCCTCCCGGTCGCCACCTTGTGGTTTAGCAGCAGCAAGACGTCTTCGGCTCTCATCTCCTTCTCCGTCGCTTTGATCGTGTCTGAAAGAGCGTCCATGTCCCGGGTCAGAGCCTCCACCTTCTCCTTCATCGCCCGACTCTtctgctcctcctcttccctcAGCGCCTCCACcctgtcctcctcttcctcttccaggaACTGGTGAAGCTTCTGAAACTGCTGCCGGATCTCTTCCTCGGTGTCCCGGGCCTGGACCGGGAGGTATTCTGCCGTGTGGATGCAGTACCACCTCATCTGCTGGAAGAGTCTCAGCTTCTCCCGGAGGGGTGTCAGGCCTTTCTGCAGATCCTGGCGGAGGTCCTGGGCCACCTCGTTGATCGGTCTGAAGCTGTGGTTGCTGTGAGTCCTGGAGTCCCGGCAGACCAAGCAGATCAGCTCCTGGTGGTCCAGACAGAAGATCTTGAGCTTCTCAGCGTGCAGGCTGCACATGTGCTTGGACCCTGCTGCCGCCCGCCGCTCCTCGTCCTGCAGAAAGGCCTCGCAGAGGTTCTTCAGTGCCAGGTTGCGAGGAGGGTCGGTCTTTGACAACGTCTTCTGGCAGCACGGACACGGTCGTGTTTCCTTCTCCGCCCACCACGACTGGATGCAGGCCCGGCAGAAGCTGTGGCTACACGACAGGAGGACCGGGTCTTTGAAAATGTCCTGGCAAACAGGACATGAGAGGTTTTCCTCTGAACTAGAGGCCATGTTCTCTCCGAGCGACGCTGGCGGTTCAGACTGTCAGTTACTTTCACTTCTGAGGATTTCTTATGTCTGAGGGCGTCGTCGTCAGTCAGGAATCAAGACCGACTGGTTTCCTGGTGGAGTTAGATTGGGCGGAGCTTCATGCAAATTCCTGTGTGTGTGACTCACTTTACCAGACTTGTTTCTTGCATGTCCTCACAAGTGTTGACAGTGATGCAGACTCAGGCTGGAACCAGTTTTTTCACGTCACTGATTATTTTATCTTTACAGCTTCTGTGTTCAAAGGTTGCATAACATTGATCCACTCAACCGTTGGTCACGTGATTAAAACTGGAACTCAAATTC
This genomic window from Cololabis saira isolate AMF1-May2022 chromosome 8, fColSai1.1, whole genome shotgun sequence contains:
- the LOC133448251 gene encoding E3 ubiquitin-protein ligase TRIM35-like, which codes for MASSSEENLSCPVCQDIFKDPVLLSCSHSFCRACIQSWWAEKETRPCPCCQKTLSKTDPPRNLALKNLCEAFLQDEERRAAAGSKHMCSLHAEKLKIFCLDHQELICLVCRDSRTHSNHSFRPINEVAQDLRQDLQKGLTPLREKLRLFQQMRWYCIHTAEYLPVQARDTEEEIRQQFQKLHQFLEEEEEDRVEALREEEEQKSRAMKEKVEALTRDMDALSDTIKATEKEMRAEDVLLLLNHKVATGRVRQGPVLQDPVPVTGALIDVDKHLGNLTFNIWNKMKDRVRYSHMILDPNTADPELFVSDDLLTIKSGGFRQLPSNPERTRFPRSVRGSEVVKSGIHKWVVDVEGNADWEVGMLEAGGPGDDPAKPRRWRISLKDGRFTALAGSGSEQDLKGEAPQKIEVQLKFNEGELLFHDLETKAVLQTFKHTFTGALFPYMYTRGSDPLKILPYNLTVKITI